GCATCGCCCGGTTTTACGTCGCGCGTTTCGCTTTCAATTCGCATGCGTCCCGTGCCCGCAGTGATGTAGTAAATCTCCTCGGTCTTCGAGTGATAATGCTCCATCGTGCTGCCGTCCACGGGCACGCGCGCCTCGGCCAGACTTTGATTGCGGATGGCCGAGTTGCGGTGCGCCAGCAGTTCGCGAATCTCCGAACCGTCCTTCGTCATGAAGGCGGGCACGTCATCGAGGTTCTTTACATCCATACTCTT
This window of the Candidatus Angelobacter sp. genome carries:
- a CDS encoding cupin domain-containing protein — its product is MDVKNLDDVPAFMTKDGSEIRELLAHRNSAIRNQSLAEARVPVDGSTMEHYHSKTEEIYYITAGTGRMRIESETRDVKPGDAVAILPGQKHKLWNTGKETLKLLCCCAPAYEHSDTVITET